One genomic window of Garra rufa chromosome 2, GarRuf1.0, whole genome shotgun sequence includes the following:
- the LOC141326009 gene encoding uncharacterized protein, with product MTYGERDSNKPHKTILMVGETGTGKTKLINALINYMLGVKPEDKVWFEITDDQSDRTSAHSQTSILTVYGFYLQESPIDLTIIDTPGYGNMHADNEKEIAMSLLKLSGLDYWLNKIDAVCLVIKATQNRLSDRQIYIFDAVQSLFGKDIVENIVLLVTFSHGTHPTNALTAVKDANFQCAVNDKNEPVYFLFDNCQGETFHEKYQNIQEQSWNISFGGMTGLFEFFDKTKPKALQMTQNVLQQREQLEETILKIKSHIEMIKEKNNLEVEVTYKEKVQIDTSKARMAVCCTIWNKLS from the exons ATGACCTATGGTGAGAGAGACTCAAACAAACCCCACAAGACCATTCTGATGGTGGGagaaacaggaacaggaaaaacaaaactaatcaatGCATTGATCAATTACATGTTGGGTGTAAAGCCAGAAGACAAGGTTTGGTTTGAGATCACAGATGATCAGAGTGACCGAACATCAGCTCATAGTCAGACCTCCATCCTCACTGTTTATGGGTTTTATCTACAAGAGAGTCCAATCGATTTAACAATCATCGACACACCAGGATATGGAAACATGCATGCTGATAATGAGAAAGAAATTGCCATGAGTTTGCTTAAATTAAGTGGATTGGATTACTGGCTCAATAAAATTGATGCAGTGTGTCTGGTAATTAAAGCAACCCAGAATCGACTCTCTGACAGACAAATATACATATTTGATGCTGTACAGTCTTTATTTGGGAAAGATATTGTTGAAAACATTGTCTTATTAGTCACATTTTCACATGGAACTCACCCTACAAATGCCCTGACAGCTGTTAAAGATGCTAACTTTCAGTGTGCAGTAAATGACAAGAATGAGCCAGTGTATTTCCTGTTTGACAACTGTCAAGGAGAGACATTTCATGAGAAATATCAGAATATACAGGAACAATCATGGAATATCAGTTTTGGAGGAATGACAGGATTATTTGAATTTTttgacaaaacaaaaccaaaagcctTGCAGATGACTCAAAATGTGTTGCAACAACGAGAGCAGTTGGAGGAAACAATCTTGAAAATAAAATCACACATTGAAATGatcaaagaaaaaaacaacttaGAGGTTGAAGTGACCTACAAAGAAAAGGTTCAAATTGATACTTCTAAAGCCAGAATGGCAGTGTGCTGCACCATCT GGAACAAATTATCCTAG